From the genome of Chanos chanos chromosome 5, fChaCha1.1, whole genome shotgun sequence, one region includes:
- the fga gene encoding fibrinogen alpha chain, whose translation MGKLRGTDQYSTQTRKMKLQQVFLCLCAVIATVWSEEATALNPRGTRPVEHGYKPDKCASEKQWPFCIDDQWGKKCPSGCRIQGLLDKADHELQSRIEKLRHILGQGQGDYRTANQQSKQTYSYLREQLNLGAGQDSSYLSVADQLRQRITEMKIKIDRQLKLLDALKNEVKKQVIAMQRLEVDIDIKLRSCKGSCSSYQAFSVDKDSFAALDKQLDHLDSLAVQSVETVSSLRVMKSRPLKEELVSSVYKSGLTGGERAEQKLDLFGDVKQVEFSLEAEGSTAESAATVSKVTLGTGSATSPSTTTHVSTHTVSCTKTVRKITEMTKDGPVERQRIEYSGGPGCDRLKTLSVDDHTLLAAAKEGKDLSVGGYNVRVTSSSTDGTDETKSITTLSRGDSGFDGLGGFHDDFFKDLGGSSSKMSTSSSSSSSTFSSHSSKSSGSSKGTLSDSKTTFFGGPLLGDDLGGFLRGEVEEDLPDIHARSVKTSRTERRSGYVGGDCVDILQKHTSGGQSGLFRIKPAGSEEVVEVFCDQVTGLGGWTLFQQREDGSVNFNRTWDDFRKGFGRIDQKGRGEVWLGNRLLHLLTQRESLLRVEVQDWEGKEAYAEYNIKVGSEAAGFPLSVSGYIGDAGDALVQGQPNLGFFLSHNGMKFSTFDRDNDKWEENCAEMYGGGWWYNNCQSANLNGIYYKGGQYDPGSKSPYEIENGVVWLPFKPADYSLKVVRMKIRPV comes from the exons ATGGGGAAGCTGAGGGGAACCGATCAGTAttccacacagacacgcaaGATGAAACTCCAACAGGTCTTCCTCTGCCTGTGTGCAGTCATTGCCACTGTTTGG TCTGAAGAGGCGACGGCATTGAACCCCAGAGGTACCCGTCCGGTTGAGCATGGTTATAAACCTGATAAATGTGCTTCTGAAAAGCAGTGGCCTTTCTGTATTGATGACCAATGG ggtAAAAAATGTCCATCCGGCTGCCGTATCCAAGGGCTCTTAGACAAAGCTGATCATGAGCTCCAAAGCAGAATTGAGAAACTCCGTCATATCCTCGGTCAGGGCCAGGGCGATTACCGCACTGCTAATCAACAGTCCAAACAGACTTACAGCTACCTGCGCGAACAGCTGAACTTGGGTGCAG GTCAGGATAGCAGCTATTTGTCAGTGGCTGACCAGCTGAGGCAAAGGATTACAGAGATGAAGATTAAAATTGATCGTCAGCTCAAACTGCTGGATGCTCTGAAGAATGAGGTCAAAAAGCAAGTCATTGCCATGCAGAGACTAGAG GTGGACATTGATATCAAGCTCCGTTCCTGTAAAGGTTCCTGTTCTAGTTATCAGGCATTTTCTGTTGATAAGGACAGTTTTGCCGCACTGGACAAGCAGCTTGACCATCTTGATTCCTTGGCTGTTCAGTCAGTGGAAACCGTCTCCTCCCTTCGGGTTATGAAAAGCCGTCCGTTAAAAGAAGAGCTTGTTTCCTCTGTGTACAAGTCTGGGCTTACAGGTGGTGAGCGTGCTGAACAAAAGCTGGACCTCTTTGGTGACGTGAAGCAGGTGGAGTTCTCGTTAGAGGCCGAGGGTTCCACAGCTGAGTCTGCGGCTACGGTCAGTAAAGTAACCTTAGGTACGGGCTCAGCCACCTCACCCTCCACTACAACCCAtgtctctacacacactgtcagctgCACAAAAACAGTGCGCAAGATTACAGAGATGACTAAAGATGGGCCAGTGGAAAGGCAACGGATAGAGTACAGTGGTGGGCCAGGCTGTGACCGCCTCAAAACACTAAGCGTTGATGACCACACTCTCCTTGCTGCGGCCAAGGAAGGCAAAGATCTGTCTGTTGGCGGTTACAACGTAAGAGTTACTAGTAGCAGCACAGATGGAACCGACGAGACCAAATCCATCACAACTCTAAGCCGCGGTGACAGTGGATTTGATGGGCTTGGGGGATTTCACGATGACTTCTTTAAGGACTTGGGCGGCTCTAGCTCTAAGAtgtccacctcctcttcctcttcctcatcgaCTTTCTCTAGTCATTCCTCAAAATCCAGCGGTTCCAGCAAAGGAACCCTCTCCGACTCCAAGACCACTTTTTTCGGAGGTCCACTTTTGGGAGATGACCTTGGGGGATTTTTACGTGGTGAAGTGGAGGAGGACCTCCCTGATATCCATGCCAGGAGTGTGAAGACCTCCCGAACTGAGAGAAGGAGTGGTTATGTGGGCGGAG ATTGCGTTGATATCCTCCAGAAGCATACATCGGGCGGTCAGAGTGGCCTGTTCAGAATAAAGCCGGCGGGCTCAGAAGAGGTAGTGGAGGTTTTCTGTGACCAGGTCACCGGCCTGGGAGGCTGGACTCTGTTCCAGCAAAGGGAGGATGGGTCCGTTAACTTCAACCGCACGTGGGATGATTTCCGGAAAGGCTTTGGCCGAATAGACCAGAAAGGGCGGGGTGAGGTTTGGCTGGGGAACAGACTCCTACACCTCCTTACACAGAGGGAGAGTCTATTGAGAGTGGAGGTACAGGACTGGGAGGGGAAAGAGGCATATGCAGAGTACAATATAAAAGTGGGCTCCGAGGCTGCAGGCTTCCCGTTAAGCGTGTCAGGTTATATAGGTGATGCAGGGGATGCTTTGGTGCAGGGCCAGCCTAATCTTGGCTTCTTCCTTTCACACAATGGCATGAAGTTCAGCACCTTTGACAGGGACAATGACAAGTGGGAGGAGAACTGTGCAGAGATGTATGGAGGAGGCTGGTGGTATAACAACTGTCAGTCTGCGAATCTCAATGGGATTTATTATAAAGGGGGTCAGTATGATCCAGGCAGTAAGAGTCCCTATGAGATAGAGAATGGGGTGGTGTGGCTCCCTTTCAAACCGGCTGACTACTCGCTCAAAGTGGTCCGCATGAAAATAAGACCAGTCTAA
- the LOC115813364 gene encoding fibrinogen alpha chain isoform X1: MHENIIPHRHRQIEETFVHSFPFLHFVMLWDKLISFTHLFIESVLVCFRFCTQKMFFLFVCLKYYVFCVAACEALIQDRSVNRFNLHRNNRRTRQCPVISQYPLCVDDDWGSKCPSGCRLQGFIDAQHANSLMRLRKICARTQQYISETTSNMLTTAKVYKAHRKIIVQTHVSELRYVDVAEALHRNLTLLRKRSGELSQKLKELQHLILEQIKEMHRTEVDIDIKIRACQGSCKSTSVYSIDHQYYKSMRDSLAELGQTAEKKRTVFKDTKLQLHPVPAPPVSLSYRMIPIVRKELLTKFEDIEQNQVVLEDIWEDLLNE, encoded by the exons atgcatgaaaatatAATCCCACATAGACATAGACAGATAGAAGAAACATTCGTACATTCCTTTCCCTTCCTTCATTTTGTGATGCTGTGGGACAAACTGatatcattcactcatttattcattgaatCAGTTCTAGTATGCTTCAGATTTTGTAcgcaaaaaatgttttttttgtttgtttgtttaaagtactatgtgttttgtgttgcagCATGTGAGGCTTTGATCCAGGACCGCTCCGTCAACCGATTCAATCTCCACAGGAACAACAGACGAACCAGACAATGTCCAGTGATATCCCAGTATCCTTTATGTGTTGATGATGACTGG GGGAGTAAGTGTCCGTCTGGGTGTCGGCTTCAGGGTTTTATAGATGCTCAACATGCAAACTCTCTGATGCGCCTCCGCAAAATCTGTGCTAGAACTCAACAGTACATAAGTGAGACAACTTCTAACATGCTAACAACTGCAAAAGTCTACAAGGCACACAGAAAGATCATTGTGCAAACACATG TTTCAGAGCTGAGATATGTAGATGTTGCGGAGGCTCTCCACAGAAACCTGACATTGTTAAGAAAGCGTTCAGGAGAACTTTCTCAGAAGCTGAAGGAGTTACAGCATCTGATTTTGGAACAGATAAAAGAGATGCACCGGACTGAG GTGGACATTGACATCAAAATCCGTGCTTGTCAAGGATCATGCAAGAGCACCAGTGTTTACAGTATTGATCATCAGTATTACAAATCCATGAGGGACAGTTTGGCAGAACTCGGTCAgactgctgagaaaaaaagaacagtctttAAAGACACAAAACTCCAACTGCACCCAGTTCCTGCACCTCCCGTGTCCCTTTCTTACAGAATGATCCCCATAGTCCGTAAGGAGCTTCTGACAAAGTTTGAAGACATTGAGCAAAATCAGGTAGTTTTGGAAGACATCTGGGAAGatttattaaatgaatga
- the LOC115813364 gene encoding fibrinogen alpha chain isoform X2 — translation MRLRKICARTQQYISETTSNMLTTAKVYKAHRKIIVQTHVSELRYVDVAEALHRNLTLLRKRSGELSQKLKELQHLILEQIKEMHRTEVDIDIKIRACQGSCKSTSVYSIDHQYYKSMRDSLAELGQTAEKKRTVFKDTKLQLHPVPAPPVSLSYRMIPIVRKELLTKFEDIEQNQVVLEDIWEDLLNE, via the exons ATGCGCCTCCGCAAAATCTGTGCTAGAACTCAACAGTACATAAGTGAGACAACTTCTAACATGCTAACAACTGCAAAAGTCTACAAGGCACACAGAAAGATCATTGTGCAAACACATG TTTCAGAGCTGAGATATGTAGATGTTGCGGAGGCTCTCCACAGAAACCTGACATTGTTAAGAAAGCGTTCAGGAGAACTTTCTCAGAAGCTGAAGGAGTTACAGCATCTGATTTTGGAACAGATAAAAGAGATGCACCGGACTGAG GTGGACATTGACATCAAAATCCGTGCTTGTCAAGGATCATGCAAGAGCACCAGTGTTTACAGTATTGATCATCAGTATTACAAATCCATGAGGGACAGTTTGGCAGAACTCGGTCAgactgctgagaaaaaaagaacagtctttAAAGACACAAAACTCCAACTGCACCCAGTTCCTGCACCTCCCGTGTCCCTTTCTTACAGAATGATCCCCATAGTCCGTAAGGAGCTTCTGACAAAGTTTGAAGACATTGAGCAAAATCAGGTAGTTTTGGAAGACATCTGGGAAGatttattaaatgaatga
- the fgb gene encoding fibrinogen beta chain — protein MKWLLLICFSLYGIVSAQLDYDEYDLGEPPTPAEDALGPRAHRPVSRGSEVYIPSIVAPAPVSRQGRYRGRPTAAPVARPGVQKEEQPDAGGCTHASEKMGVLCPTGCELKSAILKQENNVRPTVAQLKRDVQILAESSNSIYKYVVDMTSVFKERQRVGDVNGDLINQYTNDLESQHVYVKETVDTVFPSKIRVLQSILEKLREKIQRAEAAILAQNDKCKEPCIVSCPIPVASGKDCEDIFRKGGDESQMYLVRPDPFFQPYKVYCDQSTQNGGWLLIQNRLDGSVDFGRRWDDYKRGFGNIAYDGGKGHCNIPGEYWLGNDRISQLTKSGPTEVLFEMEDWTGAKVSAKYQQFAVQTETTNYVMSVGGYSGTAGNTLLEGASELSGENRTMTIHNGMMFSTYDRDNDKWTPGDPTKQCSREDGGGWWYHRCHSANPNGRYYWGGAYNKYMAKHGTDDGIVWMNWKGSWYSLKAISMKIRPFFAQR, from the exons ATGAAGTGGCTTTTGttaatctgtttctctctctacgGGATTGTCTCGGCCCAGTTAGACTATGATGAGTATGACTTG ggTGAACCTCCAACACCG GCTGAAGATGCATTGGGTCCCAGAGCTCATAGGCCTGTTTCCAGAGGCAGTGAAGTGTACATCCCAAGTATTGTAGCTCCAGCACCTGTTAGCAGGCAGGGGCGTTACCGTGGAAGACCAACTGCGGCTCCAGTTGCAAGACCTGGGGTCCAGAAAGAGGAACAACCTGATGCTGGAGGGTGCACCCATGCCTCTGAGAAAATG GGTGTGCTTTGTCCAACAGGATGTGAGCTGAAATCGGCcatactgaaacaggaaaataatGTCAGACCAACAGTGGCTCAGCTGAAGAGAGATGTGCAAATCCTGGCTGAGTCTTCCAACTCCATCTACAAATATGTGGTGGACATGACTTCAGTCTtcaaggagagacagagagtcggTGATG tgaatgGTGATTTGATCAATCAGTACACAAATGATCTGGAGTCTCAGCACGTCTACGTAAAAGAAACTGTGGACACTGTCTTCCCTTCAAAAATCCGGGTCCTTCAGAGCATCTTGGAAAAGCTACGTGAAAAGATCCAACGTGCAGAGGCAGCCATCTTGGCACAGAACGACAAATGCAAAGAACCGTGCATAGTGTCATGTCCAATCCCTGTGGCTTCTGGCAAAGACTGTGAGGACATCTTCCGTAAAGGTGGAGACGAGTCTCAGATGTATCTTGTGCGACCTGATCCTTTCTTCCAGCCTTATAAGGTGTACTGTGACCAGAGCACTCAGAATGGAG GTTGGTTGCTCATCCAGAATCGTTTGGATGGCAGTGTTGACTTCGGCAGACGTTGGGACGACTACAAGAGAGGATTTGGAAATATTGCCTATGATGGAGGCAAAGGCCACTGTAACATTCCTG GTGAGTACTGGCTTGGAAATGATCGGATTAGCCAGCTTACTAAGAGTGGCCCAACGGAGGTTCTGTTTGAAATGGAGGACTGGACTGGTGCTAAAGTCAGTGCAAAATACCAGCAGTTTGCAGTGCAAACTGAGACAACCAACTACGTCATGTCGGTTGGTGGTTACTCTGGTACAGCAGGTAACACATTGCTCGAAGGTGCCAGTGAGCTGTCTGGAGAGAATCGCACTATGACCATCCACAATGGCATGATGTTCAGCACATATGACAGAGACAATGACAAGTG GACGCCTGGTGATCCCACCAAGCAGTGCTCaagagaagatggaggtggATGGTGGTACCATAGATGCCATTCTGCCAATCCAAATGGCCGGTACTACTGGGGTGGGGCCTACAACAAATACATGGCCAAGCATGGCACAGATGACGGAATTGTGTGGATGAACTGGAAGGGGTCGTGGTATTCTCTCAAAGCTATCAGCATGAAGATCAGACCCTTCTTTGCACAGCGATAA
- the rnf175 gene encoding RING finger protein 175 → MAALQPQGDLLKMSHRENWKIQHERLHVKHRGHEAMHAEMVLILIATLVVAQIVLVQWKQRHCRSYNLVTLLQMWVVPLYFTIKLYWWRFLSTWGMFSVITSYVIFRATRKPLSCRTPRMVYKWFLLIYKLSYAVGVVGYLAIMFTMFGFNVFFRIKAEDSMDVGVIMLFYGLYYGVMGRDFAEICSDYMASTIGYYNMGGMPSRSLCDDICAVCGQKIFVDVDEEGIIEDTYQLSCNHVFHEFCIRGWCIVGKKQTCPYCNEKVDLKRMMKNPWERTHVLYGQLLDWLRYLVAWQPIIIGIVHGINFSLGLE, encoded by the exons ATGGCAGCACTACAACCTCAG GGGGATCTACTGAAAatgtcacacagagaaaactggaa GATTCAACACGAGAGGCTGCATGTCAAACACAGAGGTCATGAGGCCATGCATGCTGAGATGGTTCTCATCCTCATTGCCACTTTGGTAGTGGCTCAGATTGTTTTAGTACAGTGGAAGCAAAGACACTGCAGGTCCTACAAT TTGGTCACACTCCTTCAGATGTGGGTAGTACCACTATACTTTACCATCAAGCTCTACTGGTGGCGATTTCTGTCCACGTGGGGCATGTTTTCTGTCATCACAAGCTATGTCATATTCAGAGCCACACGCAAACCTCTGTCCTGCAGAACACCCAG GATGGTATATAAGTGGTTCCTCCTTATTTATAAGCTGAGCTATGCTGTGGGCGTGGTTGGTTACCTGGCAATCATGTTTACCATGTTTGGCttcaatgtttttttcag GATCAAAGCAGAAGACTCAATGGATGTTGGCGTGATCATGTTGTTCTATGGCCTGTACTATGGGGTCATGGGACGAGACTTTGCTGAGATCTGTTCAGACTACATGGCCTCAACTATAGGG TACTATAACATGGGTGGCATGCCATCTCGGAGCCTGTGTGATGatatctgtgctgtgtgtggacAAAAGATCTTTGTGGATGTAGATGAGGAGGGCATTATCGAGGACACCTACCAGCTGTCCTGCAATCATGT ATTCCATGAATTTTGTATTCGTGGctggtgcattgtgggaaagAAGCAGACCTGTCCATACTGCAATGAGAAAGTTGATCTCAAGAGGATGATGAAGAATCC CTGGGAGAGAACACATGTTTTGTATGGACAGCTCTTGGACTGGCTGAGGTACCTGGTCGCTTGGCAACCTATCATTATTGGCATTGTACACGGAATCAATTTTTCTCTGGGCCTTGAGTAG
- the LOC115812499 gene encoding toll-like receptor 2 type-2 — protein sequence MVFHGSNLKSYEEGSFSTVKPIGSVTLSLHNLFLKDQTLVSKILHDVSKKETSLIISDAKINSKSSVQPFEEVKLGGTAVLTLRNITTTDEEVTVARLNNLNALDLSYNTFIDMPEDCVWPAGLSFLNLSQNNFVCTCEFVAFLQHDVEKLVKLQDGPDSYVCDSPLTLRGNMVQNAQLSLFECHMIPAISILCAGIFLTILLLGFTCHKLHVLWYLRMTWAWIQAKRRPAVSRSESVRYDAFVSYSEHDAEWVEEVLVPELEGNQPPFALCLHKRDFQPGRWIVDNIIDCIEKSHCTLYVLSEHFVTSEWCRYELDFSHFRLIDEKNDSAVLILLEPIEKETIPKRFCKLRKVMNSKTYLEWPEEEEKRAEFWHNLKAVLQREESSAD from the exons ATGGTATTTCATGGCAGTAACCTCAAGTCATATGAAGAGGGCAGCTTTAGCACAGTCAAACCCATTGGCTCAGTCACATTAAGCCTCCATAACCTATTTCTGAAGGACCAAACTCTTGTCTCCAAAATTCTTCATGATGTTTCCAAGAAAGAGACCTCACTGATAATCTCAGATGCCAAAATCAACAGCAAGAGTTCTGTTCAACCCTTCGAAGAGGTTAAACTGGGAGGCACTGCTGTGTTAACATTGCGTAACATAACTACCACAGATGAGGAGGTTACAG TGGCACGGCTTAACAATTTAAATGCTCTGGACTTGAGTTATAACACCTTCATTGACATGCCAGAAGACTGTGTCTGGCCTGCCGGACTAAGTTTTCTCAACCTGTC TCAAAACAATTTTGTATGTACATGTGAGTTTGTGGCATTCCTACAGCATGATGTTGAGAAACTAGTTAAACTCCAGGATGGTCCCGACAGCTATGTATGTGACTCACCACTCACACTGAGAGGCAACATGGTCCAAAATGCACAACTATCACTCTTTGAGTGTCACATGATCCCCGCTATTTCAATCCTCTGTGCTGGCATATTCCTCACCATTCTCCTGCTCGGATTCACCTGCCATAAACTTCATGTCTTGTGGTACCTGCGTATGACCTGGGCATGGATTCAAGCCAAGCGGAGACCAGCCGTTAGCAGGAGCGAATCTGTCCGTTATGATGCCTTTGTCTCTTACAGCGAGCATGATGCTGAGTGGGTGGAGGAGGTACTGGTTCCTGAGCTGGAGGGAAACCAACCCCCTTTTGCCCTCTGTTTGCATAAACGAGACTTCCAGCCAGGTCGTTGGATTGTGGACAATATCATAGACTGCATAGAGAAAAGCCACTGCACCCTCTATGTTCTCTCTGAACACTTTGTCACAAGTGAATGGTGTCGTTATGAACTTGATTTCTCACACTTTCGTCTTATCGATGAAAAGAATGACTCAGCAGTTTTGATCTTGCTGGAGCCCATTGAGAAGGAGACAATTCCAAAACGATTTTGCAAGCTGCGGAAGGTGATGAATTCAAAGACTTATCTGGAGTggccagaggaagaggagaagagagcagagtTCTGGCACAATCTCAAAGcagtcctgcagagagaggaatcCTCAGCAGACTGA